In Bradyrhizobium symbiodeficiens, the genomic stretch CTTGAAGCAGTTGTTGTAGAAGATGTCGCCGAACGAGGTCGAGATCACGCAGCGGATGCCGAAGTCGAGCAGCGCCCAGGGCGCGTGCTCGCGGCTCGAGCCGCAGCCGAAATTGTCGCCGGCCACCAGCACCTTCGAATTGCGATAGGCGGGCTGGTTCAGCACGAAATCCGGGTTCTCGCTGCCGTCGTCCTTGTAGCGCTGCTCGGAGAAGAGCCCCTTGCCAAGGCCGGTGCGCTTGATCGTCTTGAGGTACTGCTTCGGAATGATCATGTCGGTGTCGACATTGATGATCTTCAGCGGCGCCGCGACGCCTTCCAGCGTGGTGAACTTGTCCATGGTTGCGATTTCCCGGGTGGTTCTTGGGGAACTTGTATCTATCGCGATCGGGGCCTGAATCCTAGGCCGAATTCGGCAGATCTACTCTGCCTGAGCCTCAATCGCTTCCATATCGTCGTCGGACAGGCCGAAATGGTGGCCGATCTCGTGAATCAGGACGTGGCGGACGATGTGGCCGAGGCTCTCGTCGTGCTCGGCCCAGTAATCCAGGATCGGCCGGCGGTAGAGCCAGACCATGTTGGGCAGCCGCGCCACATCGCCGAAACTCTGCTGCGGCAGGCCGACGCCCTGGAACAGGCCGAGCAGGTCGAACTCGCTCTCGCACTCCATCTCGTCCATGACCTCCTCGGTCGGGAAGTCGTCGACGCGGAGGATCACGCCCTCGCAGAGAGCGCGAAACTCCGCCGGCAGGCGATCGAAGATCTCATGCGCCGTCGCTTCCATCTCGGCCAGCGAGGGCGCTTTCAATTCCGTCCACATGGGGTTTCTCTTAGCGCGGGTTTCCCGCTGATGCATCCCGCTTTATAAAGCGCGGCGAGGTTGACGGGCGCCGCCAAAACGGGGAGCGTGGGCCTCGATTGAGGGTTTCGGGTGGGCAATAAAATGCGAGCAAAAACAGCGCTGACGCTACTGTGCATGGGGTTGTTTTCGCAATTTTGGGGTGGCGCCGAGGCCCAGACGGCGGGGGGCCCCGAGATCCGCCTCGCCCAGGCGGCCCCGCCTGATGCCCGGCCGCGAAAGCGGCCCCCGCCGCGCTTGCGCGTCACGCCCTATTACAGCCCTGACGGCGTCTATCCGCGCTACAATCCGGGCCCCAATGCCGTCCGCGAATGCAACGCGACCTATGTCCAGGAATTTCGGCCGAGCGGCACGGTGATCGTGCCGCGTGTGAGCTGCTTTTGGCGCCCCGGTTAGCGTTGATACGACGCCGGCGCGCAGCACAGGAGCCTCAAGGAGGCGTCATGGCGAAATGGTTTGCATTGGCCGTTGCCATCGCGCTTGCCGCTAGTCTGCCTCGTGCTTTCGCTGCGCAAAGGGTGACGATTCCAGAGGCCTCGGCCGGCATCGCGGTTTTCGATGTGCGACACGCGCGAACCCGCGGCATGGTGCGGCCTGTCGTGCGCCGTGATCCACGCTATTACGCACGGCCGGTCTTCTATCGTCCCTATCCCTACGGAGTTCCCGCGCCGTTCGTGTTCGGCTACGGCCCCTTCTGATGACGTCGCAGCGCGACGCCGTTCATTCATGAGGCATTCACGTCGGCGTCCCTAGCGTGCCCTCGGGTGCGACTGCAAATGAACAGGGATGACGCGTGCCGGGAACGAGCATCGCCACTCCGCTGTCCAATATCCAGGGAGAAGTCCATGCTGAAGAGTTTGGGTCTCAGGGCAGGCCCGGTGCACCTGCTCGGGATTGCGGCCGCCGCGACGCTGATGCTATCGGCCGGAACCGCGCGTCGTGCCGAAGCGCTGAGCTTGATCAATCCGGCGTCGTCACAAGCGGCCAAGGGCGCGAGTGAGGCTGCGAGCGACGGCCTCGTCACCCAGGTTCGCCACGGCGGCGGTGGTCATGGCGGCGGACATTTTCACGGCGGCGGCTTCCGCGGTGGCGGCGGACACGTCGGCGGTTTTCGCGGCGGTGGATTCCATGGCGGCCATATCGGCGGCTTCCGCGCCGCGCCGGCCTTCCACGGCGGCGGCTATCGCTACGGCGGGCTTCACCGCTATGGTGGCGTTCACCGCTACGGCGGATTCCATCGCTACGGGATCTATCGGCCTCATTACGGCCACCGCCACTTCCACCGGCGCTATTATTACGGCGGCTATTATCCCGCTTACCATCACGCGCGCCGCTGCCGGGTGATCTGGACCTATTACGGCCCGCGCCGCATCTGCCGCTGGCATCGCTGGCACCATCCGTACAGGTACTATTGATAGGCACGATGAAAGTACAAAGGGCGCCTCAGCGGCGCCCTTTGTCTATCCGGCGACTAAAGCCAATCCTTCAGCTTCCACGACAAAGCTTTCCACGGCATCAAATTCTCGACCTTCCACTGCTTGAACATCGCGGGCGGCCAGCGGCTGAGCTTCGAGGTCTCCTCGACCTCCGGCTTGGCGACGATGCGCAATCGTGGCGCGCGCCGGCGGTGCTGCCGCGTGGCTTCACCGATCAGGTCGACATATTCGGGCTTGTTGGCCATTGGCGCGCGTCCTCGCGAAAACCTCGCGAGGACGAGAGTGTCGGGCGATCGTTTAACGGCGGTTTTCCGCGATCGCTACAATTGCAAGGATCGGCTTAGCGCCAGTCCCTGACGTCGACGAAGTGACCCGCGATCGCCGCCGCCGCCGCCATTGCCGGCGACACCAGATGGGTGCGGCCCTTGAAGCCCTGGCGTCCTTCGAAGTTGCGGTTCGAGGTCGAGGCGCAGCGCTCTCCCGGGGCCAGCTTGTCCGGGTTCATCGCGAGGCACATCGAGCAGCCCGGCTCGCGCCATTCGAAGCCGGCCTTGAGGAAGATCTTGTCGAGACCCTCGGCTTCCGCCTGCTCCTTCACGAGGCCGGAGCCCGGCACGACCATGGCGTTGACATGCGCCGAGACGGTCTTGCCTTCGGCGATTTTCGCAGCAGCGCGCAGATCCTCGATGCGGCCGTTGGTGCAGGAGCCGATGAAGATGCGGTCGAGCTTGATGTCGGTGATCTTCGTTCCCGCCGTCAGGCCCATGTACTTCAGCGCGCGATGCTTGGAGAGGCGCTTGGCCTCGTCCGCGATCTGGTCGGGATCGGGCACGATGCCCGTCACCGAGATGACGTCCTCAGGCGAAGTGCCCCAGGTCACGATCGGCGGCAGTTTTGCGGCGTCGAGGCGCAGCTCGTGATCGAAATGCGCGCCTTCGTCGGACCGCAGCTTTTCCCAGTAGCGCATCGCCGCATCCCAGTCCGCACCCTTCGGCGCCTTCGGGCGGCCGCGCAGGAAGTCGTAAGCCTTCTGGTCCGGTGCAACGAGGCCGGCGCGGGCGCCGCCTTCGATCGACATGTTGCAGACCGTCATGCGGCCTTCCATCGACAGCGCCTGGATCGCATCGCCGGCGTATTCCAGGACATAGCCGGTACCGCCCGCGGTGCCGATCTCGCCGATGATGGCGAGGATGATGTCCTTGCCCGTCACGCCGTCAGGCAGCTTGCCGTCGACGGTAACGCGCATGTTCTTTGCTTTTTTCTGGATCAGCGTCTGCGTCGCCAGCACGTGCTCGACCTCGGAGGTGCCGATGCCGTGCGCGAGCGCGCCGAACGCGCCATGCGTCGAGGTGTGGCTGTCACCGCAGACGATGGTGGTGCCGGGCAGGGTGAAACCCTGCTCGGGGCCGATGACGTGGACGACGCCCTGGCGCTTGTCGAACTCGTTGTAATATTCGATGCCGAATTCCTTGGCGTTCTCGGCCAGCGCCTTGATCTGCTCGATGCTTTCAGGATCGGGATTCGGCTTGGTGCGATCGGTGGTCGGCACGTTGTGATCGACGACGGCGAGCGTCTTCTCGGGTGCGTGGACCTTGCGGCCGGTGGCGCGCAGGCCTTCGAACGCCTGCGGCGAGGTCACCTCGTGCACCAGATGGCGGTCGATATAGAGCAGGCAGGTGCCGTCCTCGGCCTCGTGCACCAGATGGTCGTTCCAGATCTTGTCGTACAATGTGGTCGGCTTGGACATGAGCTTGAGCTCCGAAAGAATGTTGAGTCAGCGGATAGGCGCGCGCGGCGCGCGGGCAACAAATCGTCAGCGCAGCTTTCAGGCTGCGCGGCT encodes the following:
- a CDS encoding metallopeptidase family protein translates to MWTELKAPSLAEMEATAHEIFDRLPAEFRALCEGVILRVDDFPTEEVMDEMECESEFDLLGLFQGVGLPQQSFGDVARLPNMVWLYRRPILDYWAEHDESLGHIVRHVLIHEIGHHFGLSDDDMEAIEAQAE
- the leuD gene encoding 3-isopropylmalate dehydratase small subunit; this translates as MDKFTTLEGVAAPLKIINVDTDMIIPKQYLKTIKRTGLGKGLFSEQRYKDDGSENPDFVLNQPAYRNSKVLVAGDNFGCGSSREHAPWALLDFGIRCVISTSFGDIFYNNCFKNGILPIRVSQEDLDKLFDDAERGANATLTIDLPNQEIRGPDGGKVKFEIDPFRKHCLINGLDDIGLTMEKKSSIDTYEDKLKRERAWA
- the leuC gene encoding 3-isopropylmalate dehydratase large subunit, whose product is MSKPTTLYDKIWNDHLVHEAEDGTCLLYIDRHLVHEVTSPQAFEGLRATGRKVHAPEKTLAVVDHNVPTTDRTKPNPDPESIEQIKALAENAKEFGIEYYNEFDKRQGVVHVIGPEQGFTLPGTTIVCGDSHTSTHGAFGALAHGIGTSEVEHVLATQTLIQKKAKNMRVTVDGKLPDGVTGKDIILAIIGEIGTAGGTGYVLEYAGDAIQALSMEGRMTVCNMSIEGGARAGLVAPDQKAYDFLRGRPKAPKGADWDAAMRYWEKLRSDEGAHFDHELRLDAAKLPPIVTWGTSPEDVISVTGIVPDPDQIADEAKRLSKHRALKYMGLTAGTKITDIKLDRIFIGSCTNGRIEDLRAAAKIAEGKTVSAHVNAMVVPGSGLVKEQAEAEGLDKIFLKAGFEWREPGCSMCLAMNPDKLAPGERCASTSNRNFEGRQGFKGRTHLVSPAMAAAAAIAGHFVDVRDWR